One Streptomyces sp. L2 genomic window carries:
- a CDS encoding WXG100 family type VII secretion target, producing the protein MKVTFAQPQSAPSVQGTAAKLQSELDDMKALVHKFAEGCDGEDSESWQRVQQRWEQVTTELHQIIQATQQALGKAADNHQAAEKKNVGM; encoded by the coding sequence ATCAAAGTCACCTTCGCGCAGCCGCAGTCGGCGCCGTCCGTCCAGGGCACCGCCGCCAAACTGCAGAGCGAGCTCGACGACATGAAGGCCCTCGTCCACAAATTTGCTGAGGGCTGTGACGGCGAGGATTCGGAATCTTGGCAGCGTGTGCAGCAGCGGTGGGAACAGGTCACGACGGAACTGCACCAGATCATCCAGGCAACCCAGCAAGCCCTCGGAAAGGCGGCGGACAACCACCAGGCCGCCGAGAAGAAGAACGTCGGCATGTGA
- a CDS encoding transposase family protein has translation MGRPALSTEPRSASGARPRAARTGTSFISGKSKQNAVKTMVVTDGEGRILFCSPSRHGSCADITHARQLGLAGLLDGGPALEILADAGYQGLGAQTGGRVVTPPHRKFKKNAPDWYEEMHERRRKAHSSRRIRVEHGVAHLKNWRALARHLGRREHISGTVQAVAAL, from the coding sequence GTGGGCAGACCGGCATTATCGACGGAACCGAGATCCGCGTCAGGCGCCAGGCCGCGGGCCGCAAGGACCGGGACAAGTTTTATCTCCGGCAAGAGCAAGCAGAACGCGGTCAAGACCATGGTTGTCACGGACGGCGAGGGCCGCATCCTCTTCTGCAGCCCGTCCCGGCACGGCAGCTGCGCAGACATCACCCATGCCCGCCAATTAGGGCTGGCCGGGCTCCTGGACGGCGGACCCGCACTGGAGATCCTCGCGGATGCCGGCTACCAGGGTCTGGGAGCCCAGACCGGCGGGCGCGTGGTGACGCCACCGCACCGCAAGTTCAAGAAGAACGCCCCGGACTGGTACGAGGAGATGCACGAGCGGAGACGCAAGGCGCACTCCTCGCGACGCATCCGCGTCGAGCACGGCGTCGCGCACCTGAAGAACTGGCGGGCGCTGGCCCGCCACCTCGGCCGCCGCGAGCACATCAGCGGCACCGTGCAAGCCGTCGCCGCCCTGTAG
- a CDS encoding WXG100 family type VII secretion target yields the protein MSGYALSPDELSCSAQKVDQSSQNIKGMYAHLQSTVQDIGDQWPGDAGTAFNKLTEQLHATPKSMGP from the coding sequence ATGTCCGGATACGCACTGTCTCCCGACGAACTGTCCTGCAGCGCACAGAAGGTGGATCAGTCCTCACAGAACATCAAGGGCATGTATGCCCACCTGCAGAGCACGGTGCAGGACATCGGCGACCAGTGGCCGGGCGACGCGGGCACCGCCTTCAACAAGCTCACCGAGCAGCTCCACGCAACGCCCAAATCAATGGGTCCTTGA
- a CDS encoding GNAT family N-acetyltransferase, producing the protein MHEGAVMAVNIAKAKNAETVVNILTEGFADDAVIRWIYPGEQEYRSLAPAFFKYMFDHTLAVGEALLDADGRGVLLTEPVSPSGAGREHGRSEIQTIGGNGDCADRLASYMFGGADVHPMEESHWYWSFGSVLPSSRGIGVGRSLFRRSIRDKGEPIYGEATSHRNLSLYERLGARKLFEWAHPDGPSSYAFWIPRGAEDKMRP; encoded by the coding sequence ATGCATGAAGGAGCTGTGATGGCAGTTAATATAGCAAAGGCGAAGAACGCCGAGACAGTCGTCAACATCTTGACCGAAGGCTTCGCCGATGATGCCGTTATTCGGTGGATCTATCCAGGCGAGCAGGAGTACCGAAGCCTCGCACCCGCCTTCTTCAAGTACATGTTTGACCACACCCTAGCTGTGGGCGAGGCTCTTCTAGATGCCGATGGCCGCGGCGTTCTGCTGACCGAGCCCGTCAGTCCATCCGGGGCTGGGCGTGAGCACGGCCGCAGTGAAATTCAAACCATCGGCGGCAACGGCGATTGTGCCGACCGGTTGGCCTCCTACATGTTCGGCGGGGCGGACGTCCATCCAATGGAGGAATCGCATTGGTATTGGTCGTTCGGTTCTGTTTTGCCGTCCAGTCGGGGAATCGGTGTTGGGCGATCACTCTTCCGTCGATCTATCCGGGATAAGGGTGAACCAATTTACGGTGAGGCCACAAGTCACCGCAACCTTTCGCTTTACGAGCGACTGGGGGCCAGGAAGCTCTTTGAATGGGCTCATCCGGATGGACCCAGCTCGTACGCCTTTTGGATCCCTCGGGGTGCCGAAGATAAGATGAGGCCCTAA